CTACGGCCCGGCTGCGAATCAGGCCCAATCCGAGATGCAGGGCTGAAGGGCCGCGGCGCATGGATCGCCTCGTTGGCAAGGGGGGCCGCCTCCGTCTGTTTGAGCGGGCAGTTCTTTGAGGTCGTCTCTTTTCCTTGGTACACTGCATCTTCCGCATGGCCTTGGTTTACGGAGGCAGGGGAGTGCGTTTGACAGGCCGTGCCCGATGCCGGGGCCGTGATGCGTTATCGGAACTCGTGAAGGGGGGAGAAGCATGAAGGTTGAGCGTCTCGCCACGCTGCTCGTGCCTCTGGCTTGCGCGGCTTTCGCCACAAACGCCTGGGCGTTTCGATCCAATCCTCCGTCAGGGCGGACCGGAAGCCCGGCCAGCGGCGGAGCCACATGCATGGTTTGCCACGGCAGTAACGTGGGTTCGGGCTCGGTATCCCTCAGCGGAGCGCCGACCCTTTACAGTCCAAACACGGTCTACAACCTGATCGTTCGCGTAGCTGACCCGGTTCAGGTCGGGGGCGGATTCCAGATCAGCGTGGAAGATCCGGTCGGTAACCATGTGGGAACGCTCCTTCTCAGCGACACGACGAACACGCGTTTCAATTCCGGTGCCCAGGTCTTCGTTAACCACACGTCGACGGGCGTGGACAACTCGGTAGCCAACTGGGCGGCCAATGGAAACGCGGTGGACTACGTGCTCCAGTGGCAGTCCCCTGGCATGGATGTGGGGCCGGTCACTTTCTGGGTTGCGGGCAACGCCATCGACGACAATGGGTCGAATACCGGGGATTTCGTCTACCTGACCAATAAGACGGCGACGTTCAGCAGCGGAGACGTGCCTACGGTTTCGGAATGGGGCATGCTGGCGATGGCCATGATGGTGTTGACCAGCGGCACCGTGTTGGGCCTTCGAGAACGTCTGCCTGCACCAATCTGAGTTAGTGAGTGCCGGCGGCCGAGCGTTGAATTCCGGCAAAGTCGGCAAGGCTGACGCGCTGATCACGGTCGACGTCGAACCGGGCGCAATCGCCGGAAGCAACGCCGGACGGGCCTTCGATACAGCGATCGAACCCGCGATATGCAGCGAGAAGCACCGGCTTGGCCGGCGAAGGCTCCTCGATTCGAGGGGTGGAATTCCACGGGGCAAATCGAAGTACGGCCGCGGCGCCCAGGAGCGCGGCAATCGCTGCGGCGCCAGAAATCCAGCGATAGAGCCGAATTCCGCGAGGCGCCTCGATCCGGCGCGTCAGCGCATCCAGAGCCGATTGCTCGGGCGTGGTTCGAAACACGCCGGCGCGCTCCGCGAAGTCTGCCTCCGCCAGAAGCGACTCGATTCGAAGTTTTGATTGATTCCCGCTCATATTCTGCAACTCCATTTCAGGAGTCCGCCTGATCTTGGTCCGGCGCGAAATCCACCCCGGTTTTCTGCTGCATGCGCTCGCGAATGAGGCGCAGAAACCCCGGCCAGCGGGAGCGCAACGTCGATTCGGCGACGCCCAGCTTTCGAGCGGCTTCGCCCCAGCGGCGGCCGAGAAGCGCCTCGATCTGGGACACCATTTTCCGCTCAGGCTCGTCCAGTTCGGACAGACATTCCCGAAGCTGAGCAAGCAGCTCGAAGCGCCCCAGAATCGCGGCCGGATCGGAATCGTCTTGATCGTGCGACCGTTCGGGTGGCGACGTCTCCATCCCTGGGGCGGCCGCTTTTGCGGCGCGGCTCTTTTCGGTGAGCGTTTGGTTTCGCGCGATCTGGATCAAATAGGTGGCCAGGCTGGAGATCTCGGGGCGGTCGGGGCGGCGGATCGAGCGAGCGAAGCCGGCCCACGTCAGCGAGGCCACGGAGTCGAGCCACTGCGGATCGCGCCGAGCGAAATCGCCGCTTGTTCGAAAGATCGTGTAGCGGACGAGCCGGTCGAAACGGCGCATCAATTCTGAGAAGGCGGCGCGATCACCCGCGGCGGCTGCGGCGATGAGGAATGCATCCTCGGGCGTCCGCTTCGGCAAAGATGAAGGGGAATGGCCTGCGTCGTCGGACGACATGGTTGCATTATCGTCGGAATCGCCCGGGGGCAAGAGGGGATGAACGCCGGTCGAGCGGGGACCGGTGTATTCCAGCGGGACGGCGAAATCTCAGGAGGTGTTATCCGCTTGTGCGTTCATTCGGGCACGGCACCGGCCCAAGAGATAATACGTCCAAAGCAACGCGGCGGCAGGAAGTCCCAGCTTAAATAGGAAAGGCATGACCTGAGCCAGATCCTGCCAGATGGACCGCTGGTCCTGACGGGCAATGAACACGGCGATGTGAAAGACGATGGGAATCACGAGAAACAGGACGGCCGGAACATACATCCAGAAATTGAAAGCGAAGTTCGGCGTGACCTGGTCGACGGCTTTCTTGCGCGCGTACAGGTTGACCGCAATGGTGGCGGCCGCAGCGATCAAACCAATGGCAACTTCCTGAGATTGCGTGACCACGTCGTAGACATACACGGCGATGAGCCAGATCAGGATGAGCATGATCCAGCGTCGGGCTCGGTCCAACAGGCGATGCTCGGCGCTTGCTGCGGGGTTCGTCTGTTCCATACGCTGCTCCGAGGCGGGTCCGACATGGGCGTAAGAAAATAAGGGCTGTTCACAGCTTACGCAGCCGCTGCGGAATCGTCACGTGCGTTCCAGTTTCGCAAGTGGCTGGCGGGCGAGCTCGACGGCGAAGGGTTCAAGTTTGAAGTTGTCACTGAGCGTCTGGCGGAGCGTTGCCAGGTGGTGGCGAAGTCTGCGAAGCGCGTCAGCTTGCGTGGCCCCGTCGGCATCAATGGCCTCCCGAGCCACGTCCACGGATTTTTCGAGCAGTTTGAGTTCGGCTTCCCGGGTGACGCGATGGGCTCGAACGACGCGGGCGAAGGCGGCATGCAGCTCGCGGAATTCATCTCGTCGGCGCAGGCCGCGAAGCCGGGGTACTCGGCCGTCCGCGAGCTCGTTCATCTGGCGTTCCAGGAGGGACAGCGGGCCGCAGATGCGCCGCGTGGCCAGAACCACCCACACGAGAAAGCCCAGTCCCGCCACCGCACCGAACGCGGCGCTGAAGATCAAGCCGAGCAGCCAGACAATCGATGCTCCATCCTGCGGGGCGATAAGCTGGTGCCTTGCTTCCTGGAGCATCAGCGCGTTGAGGAGGAAACCCAGGGTCATCGAGAAGAGGAAAACTCCGGCGGCGACAGGCACAGCGAATCGGAGTTGGAAGGATGGCCGAATGAGCCGCCGGCGGCGGCGATGGGCGCGCGCTTCCGTCGCTGAGGCGGAACGATGAGCAATGGGCATGGCAGCGGAACCTCCGCCGACTGGTGCCGGGAATGGATCATTCGCGGGGAGCACGGGGCCCCAGCGATGCCGGCGCGGAAAGTGTACGATTCATTGGGGGAACGCTGATTCAGGACGTTCCGCTCGGCGGGGGTCTTGATTCTATCGGACGCGCCCCGACTCGCTGGTTACCGAACAGAACGGGCAGATTTGCATTCTGGCGGAGGCTAGGCGCCGCGCATTAGTTTCCGTCGCTGGAGTTATCGTTGGCGTTATCGCTGCCGCCGTTGGAGCCGGGATCGAAGGAATCAAAGAGGGGGCTCAGGGCAAGCGAAATCAGTCCGTCGGTGATGGCGACGGCAACGTTCCGTGTGGTCAGGGCGAAGTAGTTGTCGGGCAGGCATCCGCCCAGGAGCGTGAGTGAAGTGCCCCAGACCAGCAGTCGCTTGTGTCGTTTTATGGGCCGGCAGTTCATGATGCGTTTCCCGTAACCGTGGATTTCAGATTCTCCGGGTTTATCGGCAGTTTGGGGGCTTGACCCACAACCGGTCTGTTCAAGTAGCACTTCAACGCTTGCCCTGGCGGACTTGCACCTCCGCAACGGCTTTTCCCTTTAACGAGAACGAACCAGTCCACTCGGCCCCGGACGCCGAGGTGCATACCAGGCGTGGCGGACGCGCCCGGGGAGAGTCGAGCTTGCAGGAAAGCGATGCGATTTGCTCGAGAGCGCCGGCACCCAGGCTTGACGGCAGCCATTGGTTTCGGGGCATGCGGATGTCCCCCTTGCGGACGGCATCGACGAATGCGTCGAATCCCGCAAAGTGCTGGCCGGACGCCGTCGCCCGCGCGAGGAGTGAGGTGAACTTGGCAACGGCGGCGCGGTCATACTCGGCTCCGGTGGGGTTCTCCGGCTGGGCAAGCCAATACGCCTTCCAGCGTGCCTCGAAGTCCTCCACGCCGACTCCGAAGTTCCGCCGCCAGGCGATGTCCCAGGCCAAACCTTTCCGGCTGACGTCGCGAAGGAACCCGTCGAAAAACGGACGGAATCGCCCATCCTCCGCATGGGCGAGGAAGTGGACCATGGACCAGGCTTGATCGTAGTTTGCCCTCTTGATCTCGGCGTTCCACGTCTTGCCATCAATCGTCATCATCTTCGGGAAGGGAATGAATTCGTTGTTCCGTAGTCCGCTCTGGATGCGCGCCAGCCGATCCGGTGGAACCAAGCCCGAGATCATCCCGTCGCCGGTGAATATCGCTGCTCCAAAGTACTCGGCGAGACCCTCATTCACCCATACGGGGATGTCGCCCCCGATCACAGAGGCAACGAATTGGTGGAAGCCCTCGTGTTGAACCACGATCCAGGATCGCTCGCCCACAGGGGGCTCGAGCGTCGCCAGCAGTCGCTTGGCCCGGGCGTCGTACATGCCATAGCTCCCAGGGATGGTTCCGGCCGCGCGGTAATCTTCGAATCGAGCGAAAAGGAAGAACGGCAGGCGTGTGGTGATGCGTCCGGTGAAGCCGCTGGTGCGATCCTGATACTCATCGGCCATCGCGGTGACGCGAAGGCACGCCTCGCGGACCGTTTCCTCGTCAAGATCGGAATGGACGATGTAGTAGCGTGTGGGGTACTCGCGCCACTTTGGCCCGGACCGCGCGAGCACGAGCGAAGCCGTAACCGGGAGCACCAGCAACAAGACAGACAGCGCAATACGCATGCGGCGGGAATGCTGCCAACATCGCTTTTCGCTGCCGGTGGTCCGACACATGGCGGAGACGCTTCGAGGAAACGAGGGCGGGTGCGGCCGCCGGTCAATTCGCTTGCTTAGGGTACGAACTTATAACCGATGCTGTGCACGGTAACGATGTAGCGGGGGTGCTTGGGATCCGGTTCGATCTTCCGCCGCAGGCTGACAATATGGTTATCGACGGTCCGGGTGGCGGGGAACCCTTCAAGGCCCCAGATGACGTCCAGGAGCATGTTTCGGTCGACGGGCTCCTCGGCATGCTCGATGAGGATCTTCAGGATCTGCAATTCGAAATGGCCGAGATTGTAAACGGCGCCGCCGCGCTCGATGCGTCCCTTGACCAGATCGACGGTGGCGTCGCCGATGCGCATGATCCGCGAGAGGCCTTTTCCGGCGTCGGTCCGCCGCAAGGCGGCTTTGATGCGGGCGAGCAGTTCGCGGATGCTGAAAGGCTTGGTGACGTAGTCGTCGGCGCCAACTTCCAAGCCGCGAACCACGTCGATTTCCTGGCTCCTGGCGGTGAGCATGAGCACCGGTACGACGAATCCCGCCTCGCGAATCCGCCGGCATACTTCGAGCCCGTCCATGACGGGCATCATGATGTCGAGCAGGATCAGGTCGGGATTCTCGCGCGTTGCGGCCTTCAGCGCGGCCTCGCCATCCTTGGCCAGCACCACCTCGTACCCTTCGAATTCGAGGTTGTCGCGTAGTCCCGCTGCGACTGCTTCTTCGTCTTCGGCCACCAGAATTCGAGCCATAAGTGCAACCTCCGTATGCCGTCACGATCGCACATCGGCCAAGCCGAACCTGTTCGGCTCGCGCCGCCGCACATTCTACCATCAGCCTGCGGTGTTGTCTGCGGGCTGGAGCACTCCACTTCCGCTTCCTTCAGCCGGGGCCGAAATGGGAGAGCCGCTACTCGATGCCGTGGGCTCGGCACCGGCCGAGACCTCCGACGCGGGCAAGAAGATCCGGAAAGTCGTTCCGCGCACCAGACGGCCTTCGACGTCGATCGAGCCGTGATGGGCATCGACGATGTGTTTAACCAGGGCCAGTCCGAGACCGGCGCCGCTCCGGCGGCGGACGCGATCGTCCGGGGAGCGATAGAATCCCTCAAACAAACGAAGGCGGTCTTCAGGGCTGATGCCGATTCCGCGGTCGCTCACGGCGATGGCGATGCCATGCTTGCCGCGGCGCGTGTCCCGCTTTACGTCCACCTCGACGAATTTCTCTTCGTCCGAGTATTTCGTGGCATTGCTGAGCAGGTTGAACAGAATCTGAACGATGGCGTCGCGATCGGCGTTGACGAAAGGCAGCGCCGGTTCGATGCGAAGCTGGTGTTGAAACCCCGCCCGATCCAGTTCGGGGCGGTAAGCTTCGAAAGTCTCCTCGACAACCTGTCCGACGTCGGTGGGCTTGAACCGATACTCGCCTCGGCCGGCTTCGATGCGGGCGAAGTCGAGGATGTTGTTGATCATGTTGGTAAGGCGGGCGCTCTCCCGGGTGATGATCGCGTAATACTCCTGTCGCTTGGCTTCGTCCTTGACCCGGCCGCTCTGGAGCGTTTCGCCATACAAGCGGAGCACCGCCAGAGGCGTTTTGAGTTCGTGGGAGACATCCGCTACGAAGTTGGCCTTCATTTCCGCGAGGGCGATCTCCCGGCGGGTCACGCGCAGAAGGATGACCATGGCGATCAACAGCGTGATCAACGCCACGCCTGTCAAGGTGAGATGGAACCACGTGTTCCAACGGACGGCGGCGGTTTGTTCCGCAAGGTACTCGACAGTCGGTCGAAGCTCCCACAAGGCCGTACCCTCGCGCACGCCGCCGAGAGAAATCGGCTGGACCCAGGGGGCCAGGTTGGGCTGGTTCGCGGGAACAAGTTCGAGCCCGTAGACGAGCAGTGGCTCGACGATCTCGCGGACAAGGCGATGATCGTCGAGCCAGGCGACCAGCGTACCGGGGGCCTCGGCAGGGCGCCGCGCGGTCTCGATGGCAATCAGGTAAGCGGCTCCGGACTGAGCGTCGGTCACGAGTTGCGTGCGAACCGGCGTCTCAACATCGGCAAGGAGTTGCAGGGCGATCAACCGTTCCGATACCACCGCCTCCAATTCGCGGGGCGGATCGGTTCTGCCCAGGCGCAGCAGCAACTTCCCGCGGTTCCATTCATAGAGCGCCTTGACCCACGGGGGCCTGACGGCAGCGCCCGGTGCCGAGCCGTCACCCATGCCCGCAGATTCGGAATGGGCCGCCTCGAATAGCGTCTCGAGATCCATGGTGACCTCGGCACGAGACTTGTTGGCGATTTCGATGGCGATATTTCTCGCCTGGAGCGTCAGAAGGCTGCTCAAGCGTTCCGACTGCTGGATGGCCAGGACGACGCCGAGTGCGATCAGGGAAATGGCGAAGACGACAAGCCAGGCGCCGGTGCGTCCGATCAGCGGGCGCCGAGGTTGTCTGGCTGGTCTTGGCATGTCACTCCCGTTGCTCGCCGAATTGTCGGAGTCGACAAGCGTGTTGCGGTCAGGACCTGGAACCTGAGAATACTTGGATCGTTCACCCGTTGCCAGTCAGAAGGCGTCGGCATCGCAGAGCCGGTACCACCGGCGGTACCCGCTGGCGTCATGAACCTCCTATCACTATAGTCCGGTAACCGCGGGCCGAGCGATCGGCCCTGTTATTTCTTAGCGCCTTTCCATCCTCACGAGGTGTTTCCGGTGGCTGCGCTGACCCCAGACGCGATTCTCGAACGGCTCAAGACGGTAAGGGATCCCGAACTCCACCGCGACATCGTTTCGCTCAACATGGTCCGCGACATCCGGCTGGACGGCTCCCGGGTGCAGCTCAAGATTGAGCTCACCACGCCGGCATGTCCCATGAAGGACCAGATCGAGCACGACGTCCGGCAGGCCCTGGCTTCCCTGTCGGAAATCGGCAATGTGACGATCGAGTGGGGTGCCCAGGTCCGCTCCACTCGAGGAGCAGGGGCGGAACAGTTGCCGGGCGTGAAGAACATTCTGGCCGTGGGCGCGGGCAAGGGTGGCGTGGGCAAGAGCACGGCCGCGGTCCTGCTGGCCTATGGACTTCACCGCAGTGGGGCGTCGGTGGGATTGCTCGATGCCGACGTCTATGGTCCGAGCATTCCGACGCTGACGGGAATCGAAGGAGCCCGGCCGGAGGTGCAGGACAACATGATCATTCCCGTCGATGCGGGCGGCGTGAAGGTGATCAGCATCGGATTCATGGTGGACCGCGACAAGCCGCTGATCTGGCGTGGTCCCATGGCCCACGGAGTCATCAAGCAGTTTCTCGAGCAGGTGGCGTGGGGCGAACTTGACTACCTGATCGTTGACCTGCCGCCGGGAACCGGTGACGTGCCGCTGACGCTGGCGCAGTCCATCCCCGCGCTCACCGGGGCGGTGGTTATCTGTACGC
The window above is part of the Phycisphaerae bacterium genome. Proteins encoded here:
- a CDS encoding DUF1570 domain-containing protein: MRIALSVLLLVLPVTASLVLARSGPKWREYPTRYYIVHSDLDEETVREACLRVTAMADEYQDRTSGFTGRITTRLPFFLFARFEDYRAAGTIPGSYGMYDARAKRLLATLEPPVGERSWIVVQHEGFHQFVASVIGGDIPVWVNEGLAEYFGAAIFTGDGMISGLVPPDRLARIQSGLRNNEFIPFPKMMTIDGKTWNAEIKRANYDQAWSMVHFLAHAEDGRFRPFFDGFLRDVSRKGLAWDIAWRRNFGVGVEDFEARWKAYWLAQPENPTGAEYDRAAVAKFTSLLARATASGQHFAGFDAFVDAVRKGDIRMPRNQWLPSSLGAGALEQIASLSCKLDSPRARPPRLVCTSASGAEWTGSFSLKGKAVAEVQVRQGKR
- a CDS encoding response regulator transcription factor, translating into MARILVAEDEEAVAAGLRDNLEFEGYEVVLAKDGEAALKAATRENPDLILLDIMMPVMDGLEVCRRIREAGFVVPVLMLTARSQEIDVVRGLEVGADDYVTKPFSIRELLARIKAALRRTDAGKGLSRIMRIGDATVDLVKGRIERGGAVYNLGHFELQILKILIEHAEEPVDRNMLLDVIWGLEGFPATRTVDNHIVSLRRKIEPDPKHPRYIVTVHSIGYKFVP
- a CDS encoding HAMP domain-containing histidine kinase, translating into MPRPARQPRRPLIGRTGAWLVVFAISLIALGVVLAIQQSERLSSLLTLQARNIAIEIANKSRAEVTMDLETLFEAAHSESAGMGDGSAPGAAVRPPWVKALYEWNRGKLLLRLGRTDPPRELEAVVSERLIALQLLADVETPVRTQLVTDAQSGAAYLIAIETARRPAEAPGTLVAWLDDHRLVREIVEPLLVYGLELVPANQPNLAPWVQPISLGGVREGTALWELRPTVEYLAEQTAAVRWNTWFHLTLTGVALITLLIAMVILLRVTRREIALAEMKANFVADVSHELKTPLAVLRLYGETLQSGRVKDEAKRQEYYAIITRESARLTNMINNILDFARIEAGRGEYRFKPTDVGQVVEETFEAYRPELDRAGFQHQLRIEPALPFVNADRDAIVQILFNLLSNATKYSDEEKFVEVDVKRDTRRGKHGIAIAVSDRGIGISPEDRLRLFEGFYRSPDDRVRRRSGAGLGLALVKHIVDAHHGSIDVEGRLVRGTTFRIFLPASEVSAGAEPTASSSGSPISAPAEGSGSGVLQPADNTAG